The DNA region TGGGGGCTCGTCGCGGTCAAGGGTGAGGACGGCTCGGTGGCCTACGGGCCGCTCTTTTGGGCGAACGTGGCGATCACATATTCGCTCTTCACGATCGCCACGATCGAAATGTTCAAGGGTCGTCACGATTCTTCGATCTTTACGGGCAGGAATGCGCCGTTGATCGCATCGTTCTGGGCGATTCCGATCGTCGCGAGTGTCGTGACGGTCGTCATCTCGAGTCCCGCCGGCATCGACCTCACGGCGCCCGCATTCGCATTGACATCCTTGTTGATTTGGCGCGCCGTCGTACCGTTGGAGATGCGCCAAGCAGTCCGGATTGCGCGCTCCCAGGTACTCGAGGAGCTCGCCGATGCCGTCATCGTCCTTGGCAACCAAGGCCACATCCTCGACGCCAACGCGGCCGCATTGAGGGTGGTTGGCGCGCAAGGCCCCGCATCCGCGTACATTGACAAGCCCTTGCGGCAAGTGTGGCCGTGCATCGCGGACGCGGTGATGCATCCCGGCGAGCACGATCTGACAGTCGCGGGAGCTGACGTTGTCCTGGACGTGACGATCTCGCCGTTGTCGGAGGCAAACGGGGCGCCAAGCGGTCGCGCAGTCGTGTTGCGAGACGTGACCGATGCGGTGCTGCAGCGCCGCGAGCTCGCGCACTTGCGCACCGAGTTGGCCGACCTTGTGGTGCGTGACGCCGTCACAGGGCTGCATAACCGTCGCTACGCGGAACAGACGCTCCCGCAATCTCTGGCGAGATGTGTCGCCAAGCGCGTGCCGATGAGCATCGCCGTCATTGACGTGGATCACTTCAAGGCCGTGAACGACACATATGGCCACCCAGTGGGGGACAGGGTGTTACGGGAACTTGCGAGCGCGATGCTTGAGGAGGTCCCCTCGTCAACGCTCGCCAGGATCGGCGGCGAGGAGTTCCTGATTCTGCTTCCCGGGCTCACGAGCGAGCAGGCGTTCGCGCATACCGAAGGGCTCCGCGACGCGTGTGCGCGTGCGTCGGTGTCGACTCGGGAGGGGGCCCTCCACGTGACCGTCAGTGCGGGTGTTGCGACCACGGGGGACGGCGCCCGCTCGGTCGCAGTCCTGATGGATGCCGCCGACGCGGCGCTCTATCACGCCAAGCGCGAGGGCCGTGATCGCACCTGTGTGGCCCAGCCGGGGTTCGTAGCCGTGGGTGGCGCCTGACCTCAGGTGGCGCTTGCCTCCCTTGCGGGCCTAGCTCTCGAAGAGCATGGCCTCGAGGTCGCGAAGCATCCCCTGACCGTCCGAGATGACGTTGTCGTTTTCGGTGCGCACGCCAAACATGAGCCACCGCAGCAGCGCGAGCTCGGAGGCGAGTCGGGCGCGGTCAACCAAGTGAGGGTCGCGAACCTCGCGCCTGCGCATGGTGTACGCCTCGATGATGGACTCAAATACTTCGTCG from Demequina lutea includes:
- a CDS encoding histidine kinase N-terminal 7TM domain-containing diguanylate cyclase → MHEAVLLWVYGTSALIAVVVIFATVRAPGLSSLRVGLLIYLTGTAWWATVDLLRVIIGPSSVQAIEAWTMPALALVVAGIRAGIHGATHPGRKLSAPDVVGFAAHPALTVIAASLPMLWGLVAVKGEDGSVAYGPLFWANVAITYSLFTIATIEMFKGRHDSSIFTGRNAPLIASFWAIPIVASVVTVVISSPAGIDLTAPAFALTSLLIWRAVVPLEMRQAVRIARSQVLEELADAVIVLGNQGHILDANAAALRVVGAQGPASAYIDKPLRQVWPCIADAVMHPGEHDLTVAGADVVLDVTISPLSEANGAPSGRAVVLRDVTDAVLQRRELAHLRTELADLVVRDAVTGLHNRRYAEQTLPQSLARCVAKRVPMSIAVIDVDHFKAVNDTYGHPVGDRVLRELASAMLEEVPSSTLARIGGEEFLILLPGLTSEQAFAHTEGLRDACARASVSTREGALHVTVSAGVATTGDGARSVAVLMDAADAALYHAKREGRDRTCVAQPGFVAVGGA